Proteins co-encoded in one Microbacterium hydrocarbonoxydans genomic window:
- a CDS encoding 3-hydroxyacyl-CoA dehydrogenase NAD-binding domain-containing protein, protein MAHSISEQYANVDFSPIQALTEGEVITHSPVRDIRLASGRTLALITLDNGRDHTRPNTLGPATLTALGETLDGLAARAAAGEIQAVGITGKQYILAAGADLSDISKVGSRDNARLIAQLGHKVLGKFGELGVPSFAFVNGLALGGGLEIALNSTYRTVDASAAAIALPEVFLGIIPGWGGAYLLPNLIGIENALEVVISNPLKQNRMLKPQQAFDLGVVDAIFPAANYLENSLAWADAVLGGKKVERKNEPGKIERLTKWPIAIKMARGMLESKIGTVPKSPYAALDLLDKAKSGTKAEGFAREDEALAELVTGDQFAASMYAFDLVQKRAKRPVGAPDKALAKKVTKVGIIGAGLMASQFALLFVRKLQVPVLITDLDQARVDKGVAYIHEEIGKLEAKGRLDADSANKLRALVTGTTDKSLYADCDFVIEAVFEEVGVKQQVFGEIEKIIAEDAILATNTSSLSVEEIGAKLAHPERLVGFHFFNPVAVMPLIEIVKTPTTSEGALSTAFVVAKNLGKNAVLTADAPGFVVNRLLAKVMGEAARAVYEGTAITDVEKAFAPLGLPMGPFQLIDLVGWKVAAHVQDTMAHAFPDRFYANENFHALAELDGVIEKDKGGRVTGWTKQAEKLLKPAVGKTPASAETILQRVQDGLASEIKLMLDEGVVPEVEDIDLCLILGAGWPFIDGGASPYLDREGASERAFGGQFHTPQIRGIENR, encoded by the coding sequence ATGGCACACTCGATTTCCGAACAGTACGCGAACGTCGACTTCTCCCCCATCCAGGCACTCACCGAGGGCGAGGTGATCACGCACTCGCCCGTGCGCGACATCCGCCTCGCCTCGGGCAGGACCCTGGCTCTCATCACGCTCGACAACGGACGCGACCACACTCGGCCGAACACCCTGGGGCCGGCGACCCTCACGGCTCTCGGAGAGACGCTGGACGGCCTTGCTGCTCGCGCCGCAGCGGGCGAGATCCAGGCAGTCGGCATCACGGGCAAGCAGTACATCCTCGCCGCCGGCGCCGATCTCTCCGACATCAGCAAGGTCGGCTCGCGTGACAACGCGCGCCTGATCGCGCAGCTCGGCCACAAGGTGCTCGGCAAGTTCGGTGAACTCGGTGTCCCCTCGTTCGCCTTCGTCAACGGGCTCGCACTCGGAGGTGGGCTCGAGATCGCGCTCAACTCCACGTACCGCACGGTCGACGCGTCCGCCGCCGCGATCGCGCTGCCCGAGGTCTTCCTCGGGATCATCCCCGGATGGGGCGGCGCATACCTCCTGCCGAACCTGATCGGCATCGAGAACGCGCTCGAGGTCGTCATCTCGAACCCGCTCAAGCAGAACCGGATGTTGAAGCCGCAGCAGGCGTTCGATCTGGGCGTCGTCGATGCGATCTTCCCCGCCGCCAACTACCTCGAGAACTCGCTCGCCTGGGCCGATGCGGTCCTCGGCGGCAAGAAGGTCGAGCGCAAGAACGAGCCGGGCAAGATCGAACGGCTCACGAAGTGGCCCATCGCCATCAAGATGGCGCGCGGGATGCTCGAGTCGAAGATCGGCACCGTGCCGAAGTCCCCGTACGCCGCGCTCGACCTGCTCGACAAGGCGAAGAGCGGCACCAAGGCCGAGGGCTTCGCCCGTGAGGACGAGGCGCTCGCCGAGCTCGTGACGGGTGACCAGTTCGCGGCATCGATGTATGCGTTCGACCTCGTGCAGAAGCGTGCGAAGCGACCGGTGGGCGCCCCCGACAAGGCTCTCGCGAAGAAGGTCACGAAGGTCGGCATCATCGGCGCCGGCCTCATGGCGAGCCAGTTCGCCCTTCTGTTCGTGCGCAAGCTGCAGGTGCCTGTACTGATCACCGACCTCGACCAGGCGCGCGTCGACAAGGGCGTCGCGTACATCCACGAGGAGATCGGCAAGCTCGAGGCCAAGGGCCGTCTGGATGCGGACTCCGCGAACAAGCTGCGTGCTCTCGTCACCGGCACGACTGACAAGAGCCTCTATGCCGACTGCGACTTCGTGATCGAGGCCGTCTTCGAAGAGGTCGGCGTCAAGCAGCAGGTCTTCGGCGAGATCGAGAAGATCATCGCAGAAGATGCGATCCTCGCGACCAACACCTCGTCGCTGTCGGTCGAAGAGATCGGTGCGAAGCTCGCTCACCCCGAGCGACTCGTGGGATTCCACTTCTTCAACCCGGTCGCGGTGATGCCGCTGATCGAGATCGTGAAGACGCCGACGACCTCGGAGGGGGCGCTCTCGACCGCCTTCGTCGTCGCGAAGAACCTCGGCAAGAACGCGGTCCTCACCGCCGACGCCCCCGGTTTCGTCGTGAACCGACTGCTGGCGAAGGTCATGGGCGAGGCAGCTCGCGCCGTCTACGAAGGGACGGCGATCACAGATGTCGAGAAGGCGTTCGCGCCCCTCGGCCTGCCGATGGGTCCCTTCCAGCTGATCGACCTGGTCGGATGGAAGGTCGCAGCTCACGTGCAGGACACGATGGCGCACGCGTTCCCCGACCGCTTCTACGCCAACGAGAACTTCCATGCTCTCGCGGAGCTCGACGGGGTCATCGAGAAGGACAAGGGCGGCCGGGTGACCGGCTGGACCAAGCAGGCCGAGAAGCTGCTGAAGCCCGCGGTCGGCAAGACGCCGGCGTCGGCCGAGACGATCCTGCAGCGTGTGCAGGACGGCCTGGCGAGCGAGATCAAGCTCATGCTCGATGAGGGCGTCGTACCCGAGGTCGAGGACATCGACCTGTGCCTCATCCTCGGCGCGGGCTGGCCCTTCATCGACGGCGGGGCGTCGCCGTACCTCGACCGCGAGGGCGCTTCGGAGCGCGCATTCGGCGGGCAGTTCCACACGCCCCAGATCCGCGGCATCGAGAACCGCTGA
- a CDS encoding GMC family oxidoreductase → MNGAAVPTQHADGVDEDVVVIGSGFGGSVAGLRLVEKGYRVRVYEAGRRFEDEDFAKTNWNVRRYLWAPRLGCFGIQRIHRLPHVMVLAGAGVGGGSLNYANTLYEPGSTFFADPQWQALADWESELSAHYATAKRMLGVVERYPHSGPVERIMAGAAADLGVARTFRHAPVGVWFGTPGERTADPFFGGEGPDRTGCTLCGNCMVGCRVGAKNTLMKNYLALAEKRGAVIEALRTVTEVRELPDGGFAVTTERSGAWFRRERRTVRARQVVLAAGTWGTQQLLHRMKRSGALPRVSDAVGRLTRTNSEALDGAVAIDVPRALDLARGVAITTSFHIDDSTHVENVRYGPGSNLMGALASPMVPGGRGPAGRLGSLMGQILRAPIRQARLGSLRRWSERGIIALVMQTRDNSLTLSLRRRFGRVVLTSAQGHGEPNPGHLPQAHRAAVAIAARVEKEGGVPTEARGSWPEIFGVPLTAHFLGGAVISASPETGVVDRFHRVWGHPGLHVVDGAAVPANPGVNPSLTITALAERAISFWPRAGERDERPTP, encoded by the coding sequence ATGAACGGCGCCGCGGTACCGACGCAGCACGCCGACGGCGTCGACGAGGACGTCGTCGTCATCGGATCGGGGTTCGGCGGATCCGTCGCCGGGCTGCGGCTCGTGGAGAAGGGCTATCGAGTCCGCGTGTACGAGGCAGGGCGCCGCTTCGAGGACGAGGACTTCGCGAAGACCAACTGGAATGTACGCCGCTATCTCTGGGCACCGCGGCTCGGCTGCTTCGGCATCCAGCGCATCCATCGTCTGCCCCATGTGATGGTCCTCGCCGGCGCAGGTGTGGGCGGAGGGTCTCTCAACTACGCCAACACGCTGTACGAGCCCGGCTCGACGTTCTTCGCCGATCCGCAGTGGCAGGCGCTCGCAGACTGGGAGTCCGAGCTTTCTGCTCACTACGCCACGGCGAAGCGGATGCTCGGTGTGGTCGAGCGCTATCCACATTCCGGGCCCGTGGAGCGCATCATGGCGGGCGCCGCAGCGGACCTCGGGGTCGCACGCACCTTCCGGCACGCACCGGTGGGCGTGTGGTTCGGCACGCCGGGTGAGCGCACTGCCGACCCCTTCTTCGGCGGAGAGGGCCCCGATCGCACGGGATGCACGCTCTGCGGCAACTGCATGGTCGGATGCCGGGTCGGAGCCAAGAACACGCTGATGAAGAACTACCTCGCTCTCGCTGAGAAGCGGGGTGCCGTGATCGAAGCACTGCGCACCGTCACCGAGGTGCGCGAGCTCCCGGATGGCGGATTCGCCGTGACGACGGAGCGGAGCGGGGCGTGGTTCCGACGTGAGCGTCGCACGGTGAGAGCGCGTCAGGTGGTGCTCGCCGCGGGCACATGGGGCACGCAGCAGCTGCTGCATCGGATGAAGCGCTCCGGCGCGCTTCCCCGAGTATCCGATGCAGTCGGCCGTCTCACGCGCACCAACTCGGAGGCCCTCGACGGCGCCGTCGCCATCGACGTTCCCCGGGCACTCGACCTGGCGCGCGGAGTCGCGATCACGACCTCGTTCCACATCGATGACAGCACACACGTCGAGAACGTGCGATACGGGCCGGGATCGAACCTCATGGGCGCACTCGCGTCGCCGATGGTGCCCGGCGGCCGTGGCCCCGCAGGGCGGCTCGGAAGCCTGATGGGCCAGATCCTCCGGGCGCCGATCCGCCAGGCTCGTCTCGGATCGCTTCGACGCTGGAGCGAACGAGGCATCATCGCTCTCGTGATGCAGACGCGCGACAATTCCCTCACCCTGTCGCTTCGCCGTCGATTCGGGCGGGTGGTCCTGACCAGCGCGCAGGGCCACGGCGAACCGAACCCCGGTCATCTTCCGCAGGCGCATCGCGCGGCCGTGGCGATCGCAGCACGCGTCGAGAAGGAGGGCGGCGTCCCGACCGAGGCTCGAGGGTCTTGGCCCGAGATCTTCGGCGTTCCGCTCACGGCCCACTTCCTGGGTGGCGCGGTGATCTCCGCCTCACCCGAGACCGGCGTGGTCGACCGCTTCCATCGGGTGTGGGGTCATCCAGGGCTCCACGTCGTCGACGGCGCGGCTGTGCCTGCCAATCCCGGGGTGAACCCCTCGCTCACGATCACCGCTCTCGCGGAGCGGGCGATCTCGTTCTGGCCGCGTGCCGGTGAACGCGACGAACGTCCCACTCCGTAG
- a CDS encoding YegS/Rv2252/BmrU family lipid kinase, whose amino-acid sequence MAEHIAVLSNPFAGKGRGAEEARIALAHLRSRGADVRAYAGESAATSRALAVQALDARPQVLVVVGGDGTLSGILDLVCTAGIPVALVPSGTGNDLARALSLPRHDPVAAAELALTGVPRTIDVGEVRAAGRLDLFLTIAALGFDAKVSDRTNRLRWPHGVLRYYLALVVELVRLRPMEFTVEVDGEKARSMPGTLVAVGNTESYGGGMPLCAGAVADDGLLDVVQVAPLTRVRLLRLFPLLLRGEHLSRPEVSRRHAHSVRVSAPGLVVYADGERLAEDECTIGIRRSALTVLVPASPGDSR is encoded by the coding sequence ATGGCGGAGCACATCGCGGTGCTGTCGAATCCGTTCGCGGGAAAGGGCCGTGGTGCCGAGGAGGCCAGGATCGCACTGGCGCATCTGCGCTCCCGCGGCGCCGACGTGCGGGCGTACGCAGGGGAGTCCGCGGCGACCAGTCGGGCGCTCGCGGTGCAGGCGCTCGACGCACGTCCTCAAGTGCTCGTCGTGGTCGGCGGTGACGGCACGCTGTCGGGAATCCTCGATCTGGTGTGCACGGCGGGGATCCCGGTCGCCCTGGTGCCGTCCGGCACGGGCAATGACCTCGCGCGCGCCCTCAGCCTGCCTCGTCACGATCCTGTCGCTGCTGCGGAGCTCGCTCTGACGGGTGTCCCGCGCACGATCGACGTCGGCGAGGTGCGTGCCGCGGGTCGCCTCGATCTGTTCCTCACCATCGCCGCCCTCGGCTTCGATGCGAAGGTGAGCGACCGGACGAACCGCCTGCGCTGGCCGCACGGCGTGCTGCGCTACTACCTCGCGCTGGTCGTGGAGCTCGTGCGTCTGCGCCCGATGGAGTTCACGGTCGAGGTCGATGGCGAGAAGGCGAGAAGTATGCCGGGGACCCTCGTCGCTGTGGGCAACACCGAGAGCTACGGCGGGGGCATGCCGCTGTGCGCCGGTGCCGTCGCTGACGACGGACTCTTGGACGTCGTGCAGGTCGCGCCGCTGACGCGCGTGCGACTGCTGCGTCTGTTCCCGCTTCTGCTCCGGGGCGAGCATCTGTCTCGCCCTGAGGTGAGTCGGCGGCACGCTCACTCCGTGCGGGTGAGCGCGCCGGGCCTCGTGGTCTACGCCGACGGCGAGAGGCTCGCCGAGGACGAGTGCACGATAGGGATCCGGCGGTCGGCTCTGACCGTTCTCGTCCCTGCGAGCCCGGGGGATTCGCGATGA
- a CDS encoding FAD-binding oxidoreductase: MNPEDGRVAVRPDMRWNGWGDPDRAADLPRAVRMLLPLLLGRVHKPERAVDLAEVRLEPTALREDDLEAWADVIGEGNVDTSSEARIRHAGGRSTPDLLRRRRREQSAPDAVVRPGSHGEVAAVLRVCVDRRIAVIPFGGGTSVVGALDPERGDHRAVISLDLRRLSGLIRLDEVSGEASFAAGTSGPDAEALLAERGFELGHYPQSFRYATIGGFAAARSSGQNSAGYGRFDSMVTGLRVATPTGDIDPGRSPGSAAGPDLIRVFLGSEGIFGVITEVRVRVHPLPRRRIVEAWSFPDFVQGADALRRVAQRGGGPTVIRLSDEAETAVSLAQVGRIGKALAKGASIVTVYEGDDIAERRRRTTAILTGAGGLSSGDGDAAAWLDGRFDGPYLRDSLLDAGVFCETLETGTTWANLLHLKTEVTAALRAGFEGAGARSYVMCHVSHVYPTGASLYFTVIANLHSDPLSTWVPIKRRANDAIIAAGGTISHHHAVGRDHAAWLEQEIGETGVRILAAIKRELDPTWILNPGAVISSERSR, encoded by the coding sequence ATGAACCCAGAAGACGGCAGGGTCGCCGTGAGGCCGGACATGCGATGGAACGGCTGGGGAGATCCGGACAGGGCTGCTGACCTGCCCCGTGCGGTGCGGATGCTGCTGCCCCTGCTGCTCGGTCGGGTGCACAAGCCCGAGCGTGCGGTCGACCTCGCCGAGGTGCGGCTCGAGCCGACGGCGCTGCGGGAGGACGACCTGGAGGCGTGGGCAGACGTCATCGGGGAGGGGAACGTCGACACCTCGAGCGAGGCGCGCATCCGTCACGCAGGCGGACGCTCGACGCCGGATCTGCTGAGGCGGCGCAGGCGAGAGCAGTCCGCACCTGATGCCGTCGTGCGGCCGGGTAGCCACGGCGAGGTCGCGGCGGTGCTGCGTGTCTGCGTCGACCGGAGGATCGCGGTGATCCCGTTCGGCGGAGGAACGAGCGTGGTCGGAGCCCTCGATCCCGAGCGGGGCGACCATCGTGCGGTCATCAGCCTCGACCTGCGTCGACTCTCCGGTCTCATCCGTCTCGATGAGGTGAGCGGTGAGGCGAGCTTCGCCGCCGGAACCTCGGGGCCGGATGCCGAGGCGCTGCTGGCCGAGCGGGGCTTCGAACTCGGGCACTATCCGCAGAGCTTCCGGTACGCCACGATCGGAGGATTCGCCGCCGCGCGCTCGTCAGGACAGAACTCCGCGGGGTACGGGCGATTCGATTCCATGGTCACTGGGCTCCGGGTCGCGACACCGACCGGCGACATCGATCCCGGGCGGTCGCCGGGGTCTGCGGCCGGACCCGACCTGATCCGGGTCTTCCTCGGTTCGGAGGGCATCTTCGGTGTGATCACAGAGGTGCGTGTGCGGGTTCATCCGCTGCCACGTCGACGCATCGTCGAGGCGTGGAGCTTCCCCGACTTCGTACAGGGGGCCGACGCCCTGCGCAGAGTGGCTCAGCGGGGTGGCGGCCCGACAGTCATCCGCCTGTCCGACGAGGCCGAGACCGCAGTCAGCCTCGCTCAGGTGGGAAGGATCGGGAAGGCGCTCGCGAAGGGCGCGAGCATCGTGACCGTGTACGAGGGCGATGACATCGCTGAACGTCGACGCCGGACGACGGCGATCCTCACGGGGGCCGGCGGACTGTCGTCCGGCGACGGTGACGCTGCGGCGTGGCTGGACGGACGCTTCGACGGGCCATATCTGCGGGATTCGTTGCTGGACGCAGGAGTGTTCTGCGAGACGCTCGAGACGGGCACCACCTGGGCGAACCTGCTGCACCTCAAGACGGAGGTCACAGCGGCTCTCCGAGCCGGGTTCGAGGGTGCGGGAGCCCGGTCGTACGTGATGTGCCACGTCTCGCACGTCTATCCCACCGGCGCATCGCTGTATTTCACGGTGATCGCGAACCTTCACTCAGACCCTCTGAGCACCTGGGTCCCGATCAAGCGGCGTGCGAACGACGCGATCATCGCGGCGGGCGGCACCATCAGCCACCACCATGCGGTCGGACGCGATCACGCTGCGTGGCTCGAGCAGGAGATCGGGGAGACAGGCGTGCGCATCCTCGCAGCGATCAAGCGGGAGCTGGATCCGACGTGGATCCTGAATCCGGGCGCCGTCATCTCCTCCGAACGGTCGCGCTGA
- a CDS encoding TetR/AcrR family transcriptional regulator — protein sequence MEERQAVAAATWRMPEWDSTQSRILDAADALIGRRGVHGVTIAELARRAGHSRPTIYRSWNDADDVVRAALLRRVAAILGEFPANAVTRLALVDDVLRFCALFRADDVYGRLLADEPEVFTRYTLQRVGSSQRLILNWLATAIRAAQQRGSVRDGDPDEIAVMLLLIAQSAVLSHGTVSELLSEHAWERELRAALDGLLRP from the coding sequence ATGGAAGAACGTCAAGCAGTCGCCGCTGCGACGTGGCGCATGCCCGAGTGGGACTCGACCCAGTCGCGGATCCTCGACGCCGCGGATGCGCTGATCGGTCGCCGGGGCGTGCACGGCGTCACGATCGCAGAGCTCGCGCGGCGCGCAGGTCACAGCCGGCCGACGATCTATCGCAGCTGGAACGACGCCGACGATGTCGTACGCGCGGCGCTCCTGCGCAGGGTCGCCGCGATCCTCGGGGAGTTTCCCGCGAATGCCGTGACCCGACTCGCGCTCGTGGATGACGTGCTCCGCTTCTGCGCCCTGTTCCGCGCCGATGACGTGTACGGGCGTCTGCTCGCCGACGAACCCGAGGTGTTCACCCGCTACACGTTGCAGCGGGTGGGATCGAGCCAACGTCTGATCCTGAACTGGTTGGCGACCGCGATCCGCGCAGCGCAGCAGCGCGGATCGGTTCGTGACGGCGACCCCGACGAGATCGCCGTCATGCTTCTGTTGATCGCTCAGTCGGCCGTGCTCTCTCACGGGACCGTCTCGGAACTTCTCTCCGAACACGCATGGGAGCGCGAGCTGCGAGCGGCACTCGACGGACTGCTCCGGCCATGA
- a CDS encoding glycerol-3-phosphate dehydrogenase/oxidase, producing the protein MTHSPDLNVARRAVELARAADETVDLLVIGGGITGVGVALDAAARGLSVTLLEAEDLAFGTSRFSSKLVHGGLRYLATGDVATAKESAFERHVLMTRVAPHLIRPLAQLLPFTSGVTIRQRAAGSVGMAMGDLLRIRARTPTRFLPAPRLVSARTAQRLFPALRRDGLHGGMLSYDGQLIDDARLVVTVARTAASLGARILTRVRALDLRADGATAEDALTGDRLDVRARSVVNATGVWAGSLDESITVRPSRGTHIVLDAADLGDPSAALTIPHEGSISRYVFALPQQSGRVIVGLTDEDAPGPVPRVPVATDGEIDFLLANLNRVLSAPVGREQVKGSFAGLRPLVDTGAAATSDISRRHLVSVSPRGFVTVLGGKLTTYRRMAEDAVDLAVESAGLDTGSSCTASLRLTDSIPASTVDLGDTRRLSRAAIEFAVRAEGAMTADDILDRRTRIGLVDDEREQQRSAVETVVAEVLSTLS; encoded by the coding sequence ATGACTCACTCCCCCGACCTCAACGTCGCGCGTCGGGCCGTCGAACTGGCACGCGCCGCCGACGAGACCGTCGACCTCCTGGTGATCGGCGGAGGCATCACCGGCGTCGGCGTCGCGCTCGACGCGGCAGCCCGTGGCCTGAGCGTCACGCTTCTCGAGGCCGAGGATCTCGCGTTCGGCACGAGTCGCTTCAGCTCGAAACTCGTGCACGGAGGGCTCCGGTACCTCGCCACCGGCGATGTCGCGACCGCGAAGGAGAGCGCCTTCGAGCGCCATGTGCTGATGACGCGCGTCGCCCCGCACCTCATCCGTCCCCTCGCTCAGCTGCTGCCCTTCACGTCCGGAGTGACGATACGCCAGCGCGCGGCAGGCAGCGTCGGGATGGCCATGGGTGACCTGCTGCGAATTCGTGCCCGCACGCCGACACGCTTCCTTCCGGCTCCGCGCCTCGTCTCTGCTCGCACCGCGCAACGTCTCTTTCCAGCGCTCAGGCGCGACGGGCTGCACGGCGGGATGCTCTCGTACGACGGGCAGCTGATCGACGACGCCCGTCTGGTCGTGACCGTTGCCAGGACGGCGGCGAGCCTCGGCGCCCGGATACTCACGCGCGTGCGCGCGCTCGATCTGCGCGCCGACGGCGCGACCGCGGAAGACGCGCTCACGGGCGACCGTCTGGACGTGCGCGCCCGGTCGGTTGTCAACGCCACCGGCGTCTGGGCAGGGAGCCTCGACGAGTCGATCACCGTGCGACCCAGCCGCGGAACGCACATCGTGCTCGACGCCGCTGATCTCGGCGATCCTTCCGCCGCGCTGACGATTCCGCATGAGGGATCGATCAGCCGCTACGTGTTCGCGCTCCCTCAGCAGAGCGGCCGGGTGATCGTCGGACTCACCGACGAAGACGCCCCCGGGCCCGTTCCCCGCGTTCCCGTGGCGACGGACGGTGAGATCGACTTCCTGCTCGCGAACCTCAACAGAGTGCTCTCGGCGCCTGTCGGCCGCGAGCAGGTCAAGGGCTCTTTCGCGGGTCTGCGCCCACTGGTCGACACGGGCGCGGCTGCGACGTCCGACATCTCGCGGCGTCACCTCGTCAGCGTGTCACCCCGGGGGTTCGTCACCGTTCTCGGCGGCAAGCTCACCACGTACCGACGGATGGCGGAGGATGCGGTCGACCTCGCCGTCGAATCGGCCGGTCTCGACACGGGTTCCAGCTGCACGGCTTCGCTGCGGCTCACCGATTCCATCCCGGCCTCGACCGTCGATCTCGGCGACACCCGACGGCTGTCTCGCGCCGCGATCGAGTTCGCCGTCCGCGCCGAGGGTGCGATGACGGCCGACGACATCCTCGATCGCCGCACCCGGATCGGGCTCGTCGACGACGAACGGGAACAGCAGCGGTCAGCGGTCGAAACCGTCGTCGCGGAAGTGCTCTCGACACTCTCGTGA
- a CDS encoding SPFH domain-containing protein, protein MDMLLSMLGGKGMSGLFKTGTAILTILLVVPALLKIFIVTVDEGWAAIRTRNGKPIIRNRPQRRPSSRGGAVGEVVVLDPGSHGAFPLFYWYRLIDVRCRATDLPAREMTGATGHQHRVHASFEWRPIPTGRDLRVFELDVVNVKERASNIVGAALRDVIRGLDGAELPHNDEINTRVIAASADEVRRACGVELVRVMVTGDALTDGYLLSAALRDADRGAQAVAALHALN, encoded by the coding sequence ATGGACATGCTCCTCTCGATGCTGGGCGGCAAGGGGATGTCGGGGCTCTTCAAGACCGGCACGGCGATCCTCACGATCCTCCTGGTCGTTCCCGCGCTGTTGAAGATCTTCATCGTCACGGTCGACGAGGGATGGGCGGCGATCCGCACACGGAACGGCAAGCCGATCATCCGGAACCGCCCGCAGCGTCGTCCGTCATCCCGTGGCGGAGCTGTCGGCGAGGTCGTCGTGCTCGACCCGGGATCCCATGGCGCGTTCCCGCTCTTCTACTGGTACCGGCTCATCGATGTGCGCTGCAGGGCAACCGATCTCCCCGCACGTGAGATGACCGGGGCGACCGGGCATCAGCACCGCGTGCACGCGTCGTTCGAGTGGCGCCCCATCCCGACCGGGCGGGATCTCCGTGTCTTCGAGCTCGATGTCGTCAACGTCAAGGAGCGCGCCTCGAACATCGTGGGAGCGGCGCTGCGCGACGTCATCCGGGGTCTCGACGGCGCCGAGCTTCCGCACAACGACGAGATCAACACACGGGTGATCGCGGCCAGCGCCGACGAGGTGCGGCGTGCCTGCGGAGTCGAGCTGGTGCGGGTCATGGTCACCGGCGATGCGCTGACCGACGGATACCTGCTGTCGGCCGCACTGCGCGACGCCGATCGCGGGGCGCAGGCTGTCGCCGCCCTCCACGCGCTCAACTGA